The Syngnathus scovelli strain Florida chromosome 13, RoL_Ssco_1.2, whole genome shotgun sequence genome has a window encoding:
- the anxa4 gene encoding annexin A4 — translation MAAIGKRGTVTEAAGFDPEADAQKLRGAMKGAGTDEAVIIDVLAHRTIAQRQRIKEAFKQAVGKDLADELSSELSGNFRSVVLGLLMLAPVYDAYELRTAMKGAGTEEACLIDILASRSNPEIQTINAAYKKQYGNNLEEDVCGDTSGMFQRVLVSLLTAGRDESESVNEALVSQDAKEIYEAGEARWGTDEVKFLTVLCVRNKKHLLRVFEEYQKISGKDIEESIKREMSGCLEDVFLAIVKCIRNKHAFFAERLYKSMKGLGTTDSVLIRIMVSRAEIDMLDIKAQFLKMYGKSLHSFIKGDTSGDYRKILLELCGGE, via the exons ATGGCAGCG ATTGGAAAACGCGGAACAGTGACGGAGGCAGCTGGATTCGACCCAGAGGCAGACGCCCAGAAACTTCGTGGTGCTATGAAGGGAGCTG GCACCGATGAGGCTGTCATCATTGATGTGTTAGCGCACCGCACTATCGCCCAGAGGCAGCGTATCAAGGAAGCCTTCAAACAGGCGGTGGGGAAG GACCTGGCCGATGAGCTGTCCTCGGAGCTGAGCGGGAACTTCCGTAGCGTGGTGCTGGGTCTGCTCATGCTGGCGCCCGTGTACGACGCCTACGAGCTGCGAACTGCCATGAAG GGAGCTGGAACAGAGGAGGCGTGCCTGATCGATATTCTGGCTTCCAGGTCTAATCCTGAAATCCAAACAATCAATGCAGCCTACAAGAAAC AATATGGCAATAACCTGGAGGAGGACGTGTGTGGAGACACGTCAGGAATGTTCCAGAGAGTTTTGGTCTCTTTACTCACG GCTGGACGTGATGAAAGCGAGTCAGTGAACGAGGCCCTAGTGTCGCAGGATGCCAAG GAAATCTACGAGGCAGGCGAGGCTCGATGGGGCACGGACGAGGTGAAATTCCTGACCGTGCTCTGTGTCAGGAACAAGAAGCATCTGTTACGAG tgttcgAAGAGTACCAAAAAATTTCCGGAAAAGACATTGAAGAGAGCATCAAGAGGGAAATGTCAGGTTGCCTGGAGGATGTTTTCCTGGCCATAG TGAAATGTATCAGGAACAAACACGCCTTCTTTGCCGAACGTCTGTACAAATCAATGAAG GGTCTGGGCACCACCGACAGTGTGCTCATAAGGATCATGGTGTCGAGGGCCGAGATTGACATGTTGGACATCAAGGCGCAGTTCCTGAAGATGTACGGCAAATCTCTACATTCATTCATTAAG GGAGATACGTCTGGTGACTACCGCAAAATCCTTCTGGAACTGTGTGGAGGAGAGTGA